A genomic segment from Cinclus cinclus chromosome 11, bCinCin1.1, whole genome shotgun sequence encodes:
- the LOC134048495 gene encoding uncharacterized protein LOC134048495, translating into MANPSCVTAFVLPPLAASPVSSCIAPLFASPALVALPPLVVSPTPAVSPSPSCVISPSCISKASYSSIPVALPAPVASCSSSTANPGYVTNPKHIVTRIMLPALVASPTPSTSLALQFFPEPRLLECLQGSKHLTF; encoded by the coding sequence ATGGCCAACCCCAGCTGTGTCACCGCATTTGTATTGCCACCCCTGGCTGCATCGCCAGTCTCAAGCTGCATCGCCCCACTGTTTGCATCTCCAGCCTTGGTTGCATTGCCACCCCTGGTTGTGTCACCAACCCCAGCTGTATCGCCATCCCCCAGTTGCGTCATCAGTCCCAGTTGCATTTCCAAGGCCAGTTATAGTTCCATCCCAGttgctctgccagcaccagTTGCATCATGCTCCAGTAGCACTGCCAACCCTGGTTATGTCACCAACCCCAAGCACATTGTCACCCGCATCATGTTGCCAGCCCTGGTCGCATCACCAACCCCATCAACATCATTGGCCTTGCAGTTTTTCCCAGAGCCCCGTCTCCTGGAGTGCCTGCAAGGCAGCAAGCACCTCACTTTCTGA